The DNA window CCAGCATTGGGATGGCAATTTTCATGGCATCAAAGTCCCAGGCCGCCTCGCGTTCATCGCGATGGCTGCGGAGATAGAACGGCAACGTCCACTCCTTGAGCCGACTTTCGAGCACGCCCATATCCCGATTCCGGTCCCACATCCGACTGGACTCCTTGAATGCGTGGTTGATTGTACTGCGGCGGAGACGCTCATAAGCATCAAAGACCCCCTCCAATGGCTCCGTGCGGTAGCGAGCGAGAATCCGAGCGAAGAGGATGGCGTCGTCCAATGCATAGGCTGCCGATTCATCCCGTGGCGGCATCTGGGATAGGTATGTCAGTTAAGCAGAACAACGAGATCATAGAATGCAACAAGCCACATACTGCATGGGCGGCATCCCCAAGGAGTACCACACGGTTATTGTACCATCGTCCACCGGGGCAGACATGATACACTGGGTACAGCATCCATTCGGCTTCACTGTCGACAATCTCCCGAACATAAGGTATGGCACATTTCCCAAAACGATGATTCAACTCGCCACGTAGAGCACGTTTCATTCTGTTCTGGGTCGCCCAGTCTTGTCCCGGTTCAAGCCGATAGGTTTGTAGTGCTTCCTCACTCAATTGTACGATGGCAGAGGCGAAGACTTGCTCCCGGTCCCGGTCACAATAGCTCGTAAGAACGGAACCATGACGGGAGATATTCAGTGCTGAGGAGCGAAAATGGGCGCGCGAGGAAATACTGCCGGAGTCCATAGTGGCCTGCACAAATGAGAACCCTGTATATTCAGAGGGCCGGTTTGGGTCCAGCCAGCGAGTGCGCACCGCAGAGTGGACACCGTCGCAGCCGATGACCAAGTCTCCAATGGCCTCCGAGCCGTCATGAAAATGAACCACGGCCTTGTCAttgatctcctcgccgcccGTTACCTTTTTGCCGAAGACAATTTCCACATTGCTGCTGCGCTCAACCAcagccatcatcgccatggagaGGACGATACGCATCACCCGGCGGCCCTTGTATCCCCCAAATCCGTTTCCGCGTTGGTCAGTGAAGTCAATCGAACCAATTGAGTGGCCGGAACGCATAGAGAATAGTTCAATCGCGGCCACATCGGCTCCACCTTCGGGCCCCATCCGATCCAACTCTTCCAGCACTCCCAACTGCGCCAGATGCCGCTGCGCGACCGGAGTCAAGTTTATGGCACCTCCCGATGTAGACAGGATGTTATGACGCTCAAAGACGGTGATTTTCAGATCAGGTACAAATGGAGTGAGTTCGCGGGAGAGGGCGAGCGCACAAGCGATTCCTCCAATGCCGGCACcgacaatgatgatattGCGCGGCGGCTGCATTGTCAAGAGCTTGGCTGGAGTATACACCTGATTAATCGATATCCGCGCCTCGATAGAGTCCACAGGGACACGAAATAGGAACGTCAGATATTGATGGACTTGCTGGTATAGTTACCCGGCCAGCAACGGGCGCTACGAGGGTCACCGTTGGGTTTAATATACGTATAGATTGAGAGGCCATTGTGCATTTCGATGACCAACGATTAGCAGGCCGCAGCTCGATCAGACCCATTTCTTATGTACAGATCAATCAGCCTTTACTCATGCCCGTCGTGGCACCCATGGTTTTCGTTCGGCCGAGCGAGGCGATCGTTCGGCATCGCCCGAGGGGAGGCGAGGCGACTATGTGGAGCATCGAAAAGTGGCGTACGCTTGGAGTGACCGGTCGCAAAACAGGAA is part of the Penicillium psychrofluorescens genome assembly, chromosome: 4 genome and encodes:
- a CDS encoding uncharacterized protein (ID:PFLUO_007085-T1.cds;~source:funannotate), with the translated sequence MQPPRNIIIVGAGIGGIACALALSRELTPFVPDLKITVFERHNILSTSGGAINLTPVAQRHLAQLGVLEELDRMGPEGGADVAAIELFSMRSGHSIGSIDFTDQRGNGFGGYKGRRVMRIVLSMAMMAVVERSSNVEIVFGKKVTGGEEINDKAVVHFHDGSEAIGDLVIGCDGVHSAVRTRWLDPNRPSEYTGFSFVQATMDSGSISSRAHFRSSALNISRHGSVLTSYCDRDREQVFASAIVQLSEEALQTYRLEPGQDWATQNRMKRALRGELNHRFGKCAIPYVREIVDSEAEWMLYPVYHVCPGGRWYNNRVVLLGDAAHAMPPRDESAAYALDDAILFARILARYRTEPLEGVFDAYERLRRSTINHAFKESSRMWDRNRDMGVLESRLKEWTLPFYLRSHRDEREAAWDFDAMKIAIPMLDSSEDLVTLHSFLKESAH